The following are encoded together in the Desulfococcus multivorans genome:
- the rplM gene encoding 50S ribosomal protein L13: MKKYTYSAKESDKIGKWYVVDANGIVLGRLASRIAHRIRGKHHPLFTPHVDTGDNIVVINADKIVLTGRKMEQKTYYRHSGYTGGLTATTAKELLNKKPEDIIRFAVKGMLPKNRLGKRLIKKLKVYSGSDHPHTAQQPEVLEF; the protein is encoded by the coding sequence GTGAAAAAATATACATATAGCGCCAAAGAATCAGACAAGATCGGCAAATGGTATGTCGTCGATGCCAACGGCATCGTATTGGGCAGATTGGCAAGCAGAATCGCACATCGAATCCGCGGCAAGCATCATCCATTGTTTACACCCCATGTGGATACCGGCGATAATATCGTCGTTATCAATGCGGACAAGATCGTCCTGACCGGCCGCAAAATGGAGCAGAAAACCTACTACCGGCACAGCGGTTATACCGGCGGACTGACGGCGACCACTGCCAAAGAATTGCTGAACAAAAAACCGGAGGACATCATCCGCTTCGCCGTCAAGGGAATGCTGCCCAAGAACAGACTGGGTAAACGGTTGATCAAAAAGCTGAAGGTGTATTCCGGCAGCGATCATCCACACACCGCGCAGCAACCCGAGGTTCTGGAATTCTGA
- the rpsI gene encoding 30S ribosomal protein S9, whose product MEKETVFYATGRRKTAVARTWIKPGRGKILINNREIGDYIPTESMRLTLIQPLNITNNIDSFDINVTVSGGGISGQVGAIRHGLTRALIEMDPDLRPILKKAGFVKRDPRVKERKKYGQKGARARFQFSKR is encoded by the coding sequence ATGGAAAAAGAAACGGTTTTTTACGCAACAGGAAGACGCAAAACGGCAGTAGCCAGAACCTGGATAAAACCCGGCAGAGGGAAGATCCTGATCAACAACCGGGAAATCGGGGATTACATTCCAACGGAATCGATGCGGCTGACCCTGATCCAACCGCTTAACATCACCAATAATATAGACAGCTTTGACATCAACGTCACCGTGTCCGGAGGGGGTATATCGGGACAGGTCGGCGCGATTCGTCATGGCCTGACGCGGGCGCTCATCGAGATGGATCCGGATTTGAGACCGATTCTGAAAAAAGCAGGTTTTGTGAAACGCGATCCTCGGGTCAAGGAGCGGAAAAAATACGGTCAGAAAGGTGCAAGAGCGCGCTTCCAGTTCTCGAAACGGTAG